The following are encoded together in the Leguminivora glycinivorella isolate SPB_JAAS2020 chromosome 18, LegGlyc_1.1, whole genome shotgun sequence genome:
- the LOC125236143 gene encoding uncharacterized protein LOC125236143 — protein MKRVKESGAEFRKKKAKKDADAKKSQGALLKYFSSSSGSKATLTSSMTSCSSESDSSAQEKDVPAVAVGKSSGSTKEQGQHAVESPEVPQASSHKPAEKVNVAKEDIIEIVPSAPAEVKDVNLDDVGCWPSPMTDEVRTLLVRRGSDSVQYIDSKFADVVRPGSSTKGGTRKLTKEWFYKPLSNGEKVLRTWMVYSPLKQSLYCFSCKLFGNSGSNFASEEGFNKWWKLNPRIGDHENSLGHEQSFLKWKELEVRLNCKATIDQKQQEVFESEEKKWRDVLTPDISHNDQMSQVLRYVHIEGEKVAVVESFIDFFEPKGKNAEDLSNDIIAKITSDGLDIQNLRGQAYDNAATMSGIHNGVQARIKALNPKAIFVACTNHSLNLAGKARRVTMDTEIATETRKATARQLEMQLKTTAQDLHESRALSKQLLEEREESEVELQKVINKNSELRRELADNDVQLTDARGEVDRLQGTIDTFNQCASTHEVALARITQLEEELG, from the exons ATGAAAAGAGTCAAAGAAAGCGGTGCGGAATTCCGCAAAAAAAAGGCTAAGAAAGATGCAGATGCGAAGAAGTCTCAAGGTGCATTACTGAAGTATTTCAGTTCCAGTTCTGGTTCGAAAGCCACATTAACGTCTTCGATGACATCCTGCAGCAGCGAAAGTGATTCCAGT GCACAAGAAAAAGACGTGCCTGCCGTCGCAGTTGGAAAAAGTTCTGGTTCCACCAAAGAGCAGGGTCAACACGCAGTCGAATCACCAGAAGTACCTCAAGCATCTAGTCATAAGCCTGCAGAAAAAGTGAATGTTGCCAAAGAAGACATAATTGAAATCGTGCCTTCTGCTCCTGCCGAAGTCAAAGATGTGAATCTCGACGATGTAGGTTGCTGGCCTTCTCCTATGACCGACGAAGTCAGAACGCTTCTAGTACGTCGCGGATCTGACTCAGTACAGTACATCGATTCTAAATTTGCTGATGTTGTTCGCCCAGGGTCTTCAACTAAAGGCGGTACCCGAAAACTAACCAAAGAGTGGTTCTACAAACCATTATCTAACGGCGAAAAGGTTCTCCGAACATGGATGGTGTACTCGCCTTTGAAGCAATCCTTGTATTGTTTTTCTTGCAAGCTGTTCGGCAATTCCGGCTCGAACTTCGCATCTGAAGAAGGATTTAACAAATGGTGGAAGCTAAATCCAAGAATCGGAGACCATGAAAATAGCCTGGGCCATGAACAGAGCTTCTTGAAATGGAAGGAGTTGGAAGTTCGCCTAAACTGTAAAGCAACCATTGATCAGAAACAACAAGAAGTTTTCGAAAGTGAGGAGAAAAAGTGGAGAGATGTACT TACACCAGACATCTCCCACAATGACCAAATGAGCCAAGTTCTGCGATACGTGCATATCGAAGGAGAAAAAGTCGCCGTGGTAGAATCTTTCATTGATTTCTTCGAACCAAAAGGAAAAAATGCAGAAGATCTCAGCAACGATATAATCGCGAAGATAACATCAGACGGACTGGACATACAGAATTTGAGAGGACAGGCTTATGACAATGCTGCCACCATGTCAGGGATCCACAATGGAGTTCAAGCCCGGATTAAAGCACTGAATCCGAAAGCTATATTCGTTGCATGCACAAACCACTCACTAAACTTGGCTGGG aAAGCCAGACGAGTGACAATGGACACCGAAATTGCGACCGAAACTCGCAAGGCAACGGCACGACAACTAGAGATGCAGCTAAAAACAACAGCACAGGACCTACACGAGTCGAGGGCCTTGTCGAAGCAGTTGTTGGAGGAAAGGGAGGAAAGCGAAGTGGAGCTCCAGAAGGTAATCAACAAAAACTCAGAATTGAGAAGGGAGCTGGCGGACAATGATGTGCAGCTGACTGATGCCCGCGGAGAAGTGGACCGTTTGCAAGGCACAATAGACACCTTCAACCAGTGCGCTTCGACACATGAAGTGGCCTTGGCCCGCAtcacacagttagaagaagaactgg gctaa